A region of the Mytilus galloprovincialis chromosome 1, xbMytGall1.hap1.1, whole genome shotgun sequence genome:
ATCTGTTTTGAATCTGATTTTGTTTCAGGACGGCATGATGCCGATGCATATTGTAGCATGCAGCGGACGGGAGGATGTTGAAGAAATTATAAGCTTCTTGTTACAAAGCGGAAGTGACGTTGATGGACAAACTAAATCAGACGAAGACACAATTCTCCACCTGATTCCAAGACATAATATTATTCGGATAGCTTTCCCGACAATTCTTAAAATACTGGAATATAAACCAGATGTGTTCATTAGAAATAGGGTAAGGAAAAATTATATTAtccttttaagttttaaaaattatatcatatatgatgtaatttttatatcatttagcTTTTTCTTATACCTTATTATTTCTGTCTTTCCGATATATATACCAGTAATTTTATAACTAGATTCGCAATTACGTACATTTAAAGACGGAtttttcacaggcacttgtctaaaaaaataataccttaaggtatataggatttttttctgagacaagtgcctgtggaactatttcatgaaataaaaatgatatcaCCATAAAGCTTTGTTATGTCTCCATTGATTCGCGCGTTTTCATAAGATTATACTTCATGCTTTAATGTACCATTTCCTCAGACCAATTACACTTATAGTTAAATTTTCATGCTTCAATGTACCATTTCCTCAGACCAATTACACttatagttaaattttatatttcagcatttaCGTTCACCCTATGACGAGGCAATAGCTCTAGGATACTTTGAGCTGGCCAATGTTTTAGATGGTAGTAGAAGTGCGCAAGATGCAAGAAAATATTACGAGCAAGGCATTGGCGCTATGTATGGTGTAAGTGAACTTACTATATCTATAGGTTAAATTCATCATTTAgtcattttattttaacaatcaaACAATACGATAGGATAACAACTATGAGTAACAATCACAAAGCCTGGTATATTTAAAGAGTTTTTATTTCGTCATGGAACAGGTTTATATGCACAGGAACGTATATGTTGACATACTGTCCCCATGTATGCATAAAGTTTGTTGTAGATATAccactatataaataacacatagctgagagggtgatatagcagattggtaccccgacaaaacattgtcaaccgcggcgaagccaaggttgacaatgctttttcgaggggtatcaatctgctctatcaccctctctgctatatatatgtgttatataatttattatactgaatgtcctagtattgtcttttacagattacttttattgtaaaaatacttctaaaagtattttctatgacgtcgcGTACTAcatacataacaacgttacgggtattagaaaaaaaaagttaggcaaggtttttattatttttattttgacagtcaaatgataaaatctgagCCAAAGCGTAGAACTCAAGCATTTTATTTAATTACTTGATGTGATTTCAATTCATTGTACttttaattatctatttttgattggtctgcacgagagggtaacattaaaaaaaattgtcacccgctcagccatgtgatagagtaaattaacatatcaaaatctggcattttaacgtgaagtataataaatggCAAATGGCAAACtataatttaattattgtatatcCAATAATTcaatcagaaattatttttttcttttcaaaaccGAACTCCATGGTAATGAGGGGCGAGTCCATAGAACGTAAGACTTTTGTCACAAAAAGTCTAATGTATAGAAaataactgtcacattcctgacttagtacaggcatttttcgTAGAAAATGATTggttaatataaataaaagatgtggtatgagtgccagggAGACAACTAAACATCTAAATCACACtgcataaaaagttaacaattataggtcaaagtacggcctctataacacggagcctttgcttcCACCGAACAAACCTTGCTTTGTAGATAGCAAAGCAATGATATTAGATAACTTGTAGATGTTGTATACGTTTGCTTTGTTTAATATTAGGCAAAACTAGTGGAGGCTGTTATGAATAGCAAAGAAGATGTTGCAAAAGACTGCATAAAGAATGGTGCTAATGTTAATTATGTAAATGAGGTTAGTAGTTATGGTACAAAATAAGTCAAGTTATTCATAAAATTTCTTGTGAAGTCCATAATTAAGGCTTTATCAAAAACTTTATACATTGGGAAATGTTGAACACTTGAAAGGTTAAAGGCAGTATCGTTTTATTTGTAAGATGCAgcgaaaatatattttacaatgttgATTTATCCTTCATTTCAACTGTTTGATTTTATCCTTCATTTCAACACTACATATCTTTATCTGAGCATAAACAAGAATTATTATACACAGATTTTAATGATTTACTTGACATTTTTTCTGcaacaaaaattgttgaaaagttTGATATTAcgtgcatatatatttatagtttctTGTTTTTTCAGCATGGGGCTGGTGCAATACACTACCTGTTTACGCATTATAATCTTCCGCCAGAAAATATTCTTCCATTATTGTTAACCTCAAAAGCTGATCCGAATCTCAGAGATTATGTAAGTTTAGATAATGTATGAATTTGAATAGTTCCAAACGCCTCATAGGCTCATACCCTTCTTAACTAATCAATATATGGTATGAATGTAATCTGCCTCGAAAAGTAACAAATAAGATATTAACAGCTTTTAGATGTAATGGGCATTTCATCTTTATTtgcaaaaaggaaaataacaataataccaaattccgaggaaaattccaaacggaaagcCCCTAAACAAAATCAGAAGCTCAGACACActaaacgaatgaataacaactgtaatttttctgacttggtacaggcattttcttatgtagaaatgtaTGCAACTGATTTGGTATTCCGTTTATATATGCAAGGGTCAATAACAAGTTTCTTTAAATATGTGTGACTTTAAATGCGATTTCAAATACTTGCCCTTTGGTTTCACCTTAAATTTTAAGTGACCATTTGGTCACCAAGGCCTTGTACTTTTTGTTCATGTTTCTACGATAAAGGGTGTACTTGTATATGACTTGAAGTATTTTGAAATAGAAGTATCTTCATTATATTAGTTCCAAGTtgaagaaatattaaaattctagACTACTGGAACAAATGTTGCAGTATAGGTTCCTAGTGGAATAAAATAATGGGTATATAATGTATAGCATATCCAACAAGAAAAGATATTATAggattataaaaaataaagtttttgggGAACTTCTGTTTTGCAAAACAAACACACATCCTTGTTGATAGAAGCACATTGAAATCATATCGTCCATATCGTTTGTTCAAAGAGACACCTATCATTCGGAAAAGAAATAACTCCATAAAGGTATATGGCTTGTAATGgacgtctttagttttctatgttttgttttgtgtactattgtttgtctgtttgtttttatctttttttagacATTGCGTTGTCAACTTTTTATCggattatgagtttgaatgtctcgctggtatctttcgcctcgcTTTTAGTTGATATAATTGCAAACACGGAAATGTCATTAGAAATTATTTCATGATAGAATTTATATAAAGATACAAAATACTCAACAGCAGtgaagataaaatattttttgtaatttacagGAAGGTGATAACTGCTTAAACTTAGCAATCAAAAGTCAACGTCTTAGAGAAAGTGGAAACATGTACAAAATTGTAAACCAATTATTAGAGAAAGGTGCACTTTCCACCGTCAAGGATTTGGTACGTACACTCTTGAAAGgagtttaataataaaaaaaaaacaactagaaATAAAGAtcttaaatttgaagaaaaaatccgACATAATACCAAtttcttaaaatgtttaataattaCATAATGAATAACGAAAATAATAGatgaattccattttaaactgaaAGTTTAAAAGGCAACTTAGTAACCAACAGAGTATATTTGCTAAAATCCCTATTTGAAATCTAGTgacaaatgtataatttgtcGGCCAAACTCTTGTATTAAAACGGATATTTTAAAAGGAGATGAAtgttaaagagaaaaaaaaaacagataccaaaagtaacattttataattttatttgtccGAAGCTCTATTTTGTAGTATAAATCTTCACAAGAACACTCACACCGAAAAAGTTGATACATGCATGTATAAATACTTCAATACGTCAGAAGCCTTATGACCAAAACGAAACTAAAGAGATTTTCACAATCCACCACACGTCATACCTACCTGCATTAGGCAGGAGTAACCCTAGTTTCTTAATGGTATCTAATTATGAACGGAGAATTtaagaaaattatgaaaaaatatacacataatcTACTTTAGTCTATTGCAAACATTGCACATTTACAAAACATTGGTGTCAATAAATTTCCGTTTCGTACAGCCATTTGCAAGAATATGTCTTATATACGTCTTTGAGAATACGTTCCAAAATACTATGAAACCAAAAAGACATCCATTTTcacatcttgttattttttctttttttaataggATGGACATGATGCTTTTGCTATAGCTACATTAAGAGATTACAAAGACATAGTTAAACTGATTCGAAAGTTCAGAGCTGGCCATTTATCGGTAAGTTCAAAGAAGATTcgaatcaaacattttttttttgaaagaacaGTTTGAGTTTAAGACAGTTATTCTTATTTTGATCTACAGCTAGTGTTTGAAGCCAGTTTCTAGTTCAAATTTGTAtcataaagtaaaccattacaccATATGTTATATATTTGACTAACCTCTTGTTCTGTAAGCTCTTCGTTCCTCATTTTAGCTCAGCTGTCCCAAAggaaggtccaagtgagcttttctcattacttggcgtccgtcgtccgtcctcgtccgtcgtctgtcgtcgttaacgtTTACAAAAATCTGTTCCTCTGACACtattgagacaaatttaaccaaacgtatccaaaatcatcattgggcatcaagttttaaaattgtgtcctttGACCCCACCAttgaaccaagatggccgacatggctaaaagtagaacacaGGAgtcaaatgtagattttggctaatatctctgaaatgaaagcatttagagcaagtctgtcagtataaaattgttcattaggtcaatgtCTATCTGCCCTGTAATTTTCCGACC
Encoded here:
- the LOC143078216 gene encoding uncharacterized protein LOC143078216 isoform X27 translates to MPAYMGDDGISPEQRKINDACLEGSLKDIKECLGQDGVSQYVKDGMMPMHIVACSGREDVEEIISFLLQSGSDVDGQTKSDEDTILHLIPRHNIIRIAFPTILKILEYKPDVFIRNRHLRSPYDEAIALGYFELANVLDGSRSAQDARKYYEQGIGAMYGAKLVEAVMNSKEDVAKDCIKNGANVNYVNEHGAGAIHYLFTHYNLPPENILPLLLTSKADPNLRDYEGDNCLNLAIKSQRLRESGNMYKIVNQLLEKGALSTVKDLDGHDAFAIATLRDYKDIVKLIRKFRAGHLSEKKEHIVPTDEPPAPVVEPVKEKTQLMHQPIKKQPTVTTLKEDEDDEDDEEDDILDDPDLDVNKPNELGLYPLHQAILRTDPTTRNRLVSNILNRGADVSARALESEEHDEGGNTALHMAVARDQIGTVKIILGYKPLYAVPNNEDQTILQIAETNENEEMIEVLKDYEKTIPPPEKTKTDLKGKGKGKDKNCLIS
- the LOC143078216 gene encoding uncharacterized protein LOC143078216 isoform X19; translation: MPAYMGDDGISPEQRKINDACLEGSLKDIKECLGQDGVSQYVKDGMMPMHIVACSGREDVEEIISFLLQSGSDVDGQTKSDEDTILHLIPRHNIIRIAFPTILKILEYKPDVFIRNRHLRSPYDEAIALGYFELANVLDGSRSAQDARKYYEQGIGAMYGAKLVEAVMNSKEDVAKDCIKNGANVNYVNEHGAGAIHYLFTHYNLPPENILPLLLTSKADPNLRDYEGDNCLNLAIKSQRLRESGNMYKIVNQLLEKGALSTVKDLDGHDAFAIATLRDYKDIVKLIRKFRAGHLSDDEEPFNISPKTNKKSHTTPEKKEHIVPTDEPPAPVVEPVKEPIKKQPTVTTLKEDEDDEDDEEDDILDDPDLDVNKPNELGLYPLHQAILRTDPTTRNRLVSNILNRGADVSARALESEEHDEGGNTALHMAVARDQIGTVKIILGYKPLYAVPNNEDQTILQIAETNENEEMIEVLKDYEKTIPPPEKTKTDLKGKGKGKDKNCLIS
- the LOC143078216 gene encoding uncharacterized protein LOC143078216 isoform X34, whose translation is MPAYMGDDGISPEQRKINDACLEGSLKDIKECLGQDGVSQYVKDGMMPMHIVACSGREDVEEIISFLLQSGSDVDGQTKSDEDTILHLIPRHNIIRIAFPTILKILEYKPDVFIRNRHLRSPYDEAIALGYFELANVLDGSRSAQDARKYYEQGIGAMYGAKLVEAVMNSKEDVAKDCIKNGANVNYVNEHGAGAIHYLFTHYNLPPENILPLLLTSKADPNLRDYEGDNCLNLAIKSQRLRESGNMYKIVNQLLEKGALSTVKDLDGHDAFAIATLRDYKDIVKLIRKFRAGHLSDDEEPFNISPKEKKEHIVPTPIKKQPTVTTLKEDEDDEDDEEDDILDDPDLDVNKPNELGLYPLHQAILRTDPTTRNRLVSNILNRGADVSARALESEEHDEGGNTALHMAVARDQIGTVKIILGYKPLYAVPNNEDQTILQIAETNENEEMIEVLKDYEKTIPPPEKTKTDLKGKGKGKDKNCLIS
- the LOC143078216 gene encoding uncharacterized protein LOC143078216 isoform X26, with amino-acid sequence MPAYMGDDGISPEQRKINDACLEGSLKDIKECLGQDGVSQYVKDGMMPMHIVACSGREDVEEIISFLLQSGSDVDGQTKSDEDTILHLIPRHNIIRIAFPTILKILEYKPDVFIRNRHLRSPYDEAIALGYFELANVLDGSRSAQDARKYYEQGIGAMYGAKLVEAVMNSKEDVAKDCIKNGANVNYVNEHGAGAIHYLFTHYNLPPENILPLLLTSKADPNLRDYEGDNCLNLAIKSQRLRESGNMYKIVNQLLEKGALSTVKDLDGHDAFAIATLRDYKDIVKLIRKFRAGHLSDDEEPFNISPKEKKEHIVPTDEPPAPVVEPVKEPIKKQPTVTTLKEDEDDEDDEEDDILDDPDLDVNKPNELGLYPLHQAILRTDPTTRNRLVSNILNRGADVSARALESEEHDEGGNTALHMAVARDQIGTVKIILGYKPLYAVPNNEDQTILQIAETNENEEMIEVLKDYEKTIPPPEKTKTDLKGKGKGKDKNCLIS
- the LOC143078216 gene encoding uncharacterized protein LOC143078216 isoform X38; the protein is MPAYMGDDGISPEQRKINDACLEGSLKDIKECLGQDGVSQYVKDGMMPMHIVACSGREDVEEIISFLLQSGSDVDGQTKSDEDTILHLIPRHNIIRIAFPTILKILEYKPDVFIRNRHLRSPYDEAIALGYFELANVLDGSRSAQDARKYYEQGIGAMYGAKLVEAVMNSKEDVAKDCIKNGANVNYVNEHGAGAIHYLFTHYNLPPENILPLLLTSKADPNLRDYEGDNCLNLAIKSQRLRESGNMYKIVNQLLEKGALSTVKDLDGHDAFAIATLRDYKDIVKLIRKFRAGHLSDEPPAPVVEPVKEPIKKQPTVTTLKEDEDDEDDEEDDILDDPDLDVNKPNELGLYPLHQAILRTDPTTRNRLVSNILNRGADVSARALESEEHDEGGNTALHMAVARDQIGTVKIILGYKPLYAVPNNEDQTILQIAETNENEEMIEVLKDYEKTIPPPEKTKTDLKGKGKGKDKNCLIS
- the LOC143078216 gene encoding uncharacterized protein LOC143078216 isoform X28 yields the protein MPAYMGDDGISPEQRKINDACLEGSLKDIKECLGQDGVSQYVKDGMMPMHIVACSGREDVEEIISFLLQSGSDVDGQTKSDEDTILHLIPRHNIIRIAFPTILKILEYKPDVFIRNRHLRSPYDEAIALGYFELANVLDGSRSAQDARKYYEQGIGAMYGAKLVEAVMNSKEDVAKDCIKNGANVNYVNEHGAGAIHYLFTHYNLPPENILPLLLTSKADPNLRDYEGDNCLNLAIKSQRLRESGNMYKIVNQLLEKGALSTVKDLDGHDAFAIATLRDYKDIVKLIRKFRAGHLSDDEEPFNISPKEKKEHIVPTEALKRAVRPIKKQPTVTTLKEDEDDEDDEEDDILDDPDLDVNKPNELGLYPLHQAILRTDPTTRNRLVSNILNRGADVSARALESEEHDEGGNTALHMAVARDQIGTVKIILGYKPLYAVPNNEDQTILQIAETNENEEMIEVLKDYEKTIPPPEKTKTDLKGKGKGKDKNCLIS